From a region of the Hippopotamus amphibius kiboko isolate mHipAmp2 chromosome 3, mHipAmp2.hap2, whole genome shotgun sequence genome:
- the LOC130847920 gene encoding developmental pluripotency-associated protein 2-like, with product MAHPSYEKNFFEEPLDEEDVILTLVPVNEEIVEDHQMEPGVSSTSEVKAEPLSPNDHVHTPQTNEQFKACRKSSCSKPIYPLPTMLPPVNNVSRNTLRKWCQQLNLSTDGQKIDVYLRLQKHAYPEKDQYIPESSQEARLQSCSRKRKGASVRKRKMSESKEKTNMVEVITSAHEAILAAWSRTAARAVQPKAVNSLPLPTSVGSFLPQASGVRWCVVHGRPLLPDTEGWVRLHFHAGQTWVPDTPRRMISLFMLPACTFPSPDLEGNMLCPEWAKRNKKIMKQLLAVGKRKKPGSDTPASLLLDGPCLNTK from the coding sequence ATGGCACACCCGAGTTATGAGAAAAATTTCTTTGAAGAGCCTttagatgaagaagatgtgattCTTACATTGGTTCCAGTTAATGAGGAAATTGTTGAAGACCATCAAATGGAACCAGGTGTTTCTTCAACTTCAGAAGTCAAAGCGGAGCCCCTAAGTCCAAATGATCACGTTCATACTCCTCAAACAAATGAACAATTCAAAGCTTGCCGAAAATCCAGTTGTAGTAAACCAATTTATCCCTTGCCGACCATGTTGCCTCCAGTTAACAATGTGAGCCGGAACACTTTGCGGAAATGGTGCCAGCAACTTAATTTGAGTACCGATGGTCAGAAAATAGATGTTTATCTAAGACTCCAGAAACATGCTTATCCTGAAAAAGATCAGTATATTCCTGAATCATCACAGGAGGCCAGATTGCAGTCATGTTCAAGGAAACGCAAGGGAGCAAGCGTTCGGAAAAGGAAGATGAGTGAGAGCAAGGAAAAGACTAACATGGTTGAAGTGATAACTTCAGCTCACGAAGCCATTTTGGCAGCATGGTCAAGAACTGCTGCAAGAGCTGTTCAACCTAAGGCTGTGAATTCACTGCCCCTTCCTACCTCTGTTGGGTCCTTTCTGCCCCAAGCCTCTGGTGTGCGGTGGTGTGTGGTCCATGGCAGACCACTCTTGCCAGACACAGAAGGCTGGGTTCGCCTGCACTTCCATGCAGGTCAGACCTGGGTGCCTGACACCCCCAGGAGGATGATCTCTCTCTTCATGTTACCTGCCTGCACTTTCCCATCCCCAGACCTAGAAGGTAACATGTTATGCCCTGAATGGGCTAAGaggaacaagaaaattatgaaacaatTACTTgcagtggggaagaggaagaaacctGGTTCGGACACACCAGCCTCATTGCTTTTAGATGGGCCATGtcttaatacaaaataa